Part of the Sphingobacterium sp. LZ7M1 genome, ATAGATCGATGATAAAGTCTTTGTCCTCTAACCAACTTGGTGTCAGATCAGCCAATTTGTTTTTTGCAGGAACTTCGGAACTAAAATTCTTGAAGGTCTTGGCAATCATAGCTTGAAGAACCTCTTTGTCCACTTGCCAATTGATGAAACGTTCATCTAAGGCTTGCTCGATATCTGGAGACTTAAGGATAATCTTTTTGAAGATGTACTTAATGATATCTTTTTCAGCTGAGATGGAACGGTCTTCAAGATTTAGGTATTCCAGATAGGCCTCTGAGTCCTTGAGTTGGGAAAAGATAGAACGAACAATTTCTGGATCGTAATTCCAATCAACTTTATAGCGCTTTACCTTTTCAAGGTACTCACGGTTTTGGCGCAAGGAATCAATGAAGGTATTGCTATTTAATTTTGTAGAAGTAAAGGTCTTATCTTTATCGCTTGGGATCCACTTATTTGCGATTCCTTCCACATCGACTAGGACATACTCAGCCACTTCATCTAGGAGATTCAGCGTCCAGATGTACATTTCATCGACTTCCTCCACACTTTTGAGCAGACTTTTCTCAAAATTGACGATGTTCTTGTCTTCCGACAAGCTGTAGGCATACAATGTCTGCATGACCTTTACCCTAAGGTGTCTTCTATTTAGCATAATTTATTGAAAGAACGAATATTTAATAAAGAACGATATTATACTATATTATTTTAATTTTCTCATGTCCTGAATACGCTTTTCAGCTAATTCTTTAGCGGCCTGATGAGTTGAGATATTTTCTTCTTTTGATTTTTGGATAACGTGTCTTGTTGCTGTGTAAATGTAACGGATCAGGTGATCAGTGCGATCAGCACCATAACCTTCTAATTCCGAGAAACAGCTGATCAATGCACCTGCATTGATTAAG contains:
- the nusB gene encoding transcription antitermination factor NusB, with translation MLNRRHLRVKVMQTLYAYSLSEDKNIVNFEKSLLKSVEEVDEMYIWTLNLLDEVAEYVLVDVEGIANKWIPSDKDKTFTSTKLNSNTFIDSLRQNREYLEKVKRYKVDWNYDPEIVRSIFSQLKDSEAYLEYLNLEDRSISAEKDIIKYIFKKIILKSPDIEQALDERFINWQVDKEVLQAMIAKTFKNFSSEVPAKNKLADLTPSWLEDKDFIIDLLKLTIKYTDEYQDMVAAKTKNWESDRIALVDNLLMRMAITELINFPTIPVKVTINEYIELSKSFSTLKSSTFINGILDKILADLNAQRRIKKEGRGLIA